A genome region from Lytechinus pictus isolate F3 Inbred chromosome 14, Lp3.0, whole genome shotgun sequence includes the following:
- the LOC129276761 gene encoding collagen alpha-1(X) chain-like, whose protein sequence is MGLTAKILMVLAFIGSISSLFAQQDYYERLRSSRLGSMASTTTPPPGEESESQCVQCCQGPGGTMGMPGPNGPPGAGGAPGIPGVPGNHGVNGHDGNPGLQGAKGDMGPQGLPGLKGSSGTPGRPGIPGLQGRVGPRGPPGSGNAEPSATRSAFSAARLTTLTAPRESDIIITFEHVFANFGNHFDAYTGIYTAPVAGAYYFIFNIHMASTHKNPYVKLMLNGKMQVSVHDYDNRDAFDSTTNSVILELQASDRVWLQLDADNEVSSNSNRYTTFTGYMIFKL, encoded by the coding sequence ATGGGTTTGACAGCCAAGATTCTGATGGTGTTAGCCTTCATTGGGTCCATCTCAAGTTTGTTTGCCCAACAAGATTACTATGAGAGACTACGTTCTTCTAGATTAGGAAGCATGGCCAGCACTACAACTCCCCCTCCAGGTGAAGAATCAGAGTCTCAGTGTGTGCAGTGCTGTCAAGGACCAGGAGGGACCATGGGCATGCCTGGACCTAATGGCCCACCAGGAGCAGGAGGAGCTCCAGGGATCCCTGGAGTACCTGGGAATCATGGCGTCAACGGACATGACGGCAATCCTGGTTTACAAGGAGCCAAGGGCGACATGGGTCCTCAGGGTCTACCGGGTCTCAAAGGTTCATCAGGAACTCCTGGAAGGCCAGGAATACCTGGACTCCAGGGGAGAGTTGGGCCACGTGGACCACCAGGATCTGGAAATGCGGAACCTTCGGCAACCAGAAGTGCTTTCTCTGCCGCACGACTTACAACGCTAACAGCCCCTCGCGAAtccgacatcatcatcacatttgAGCATGTCTTTGCCAACTTTGGAAACCACTTTGATGCATACACTGGAATCTACACAGCACCTGTGGCAGGCGCGTATTActtcattttcaatattcatatGGCATCTACGCACAAGAATCCCTACGTGAAGCTCATGCTGAACGGCAAAATGCAGGTTTCGGTTCACGATTACGACAACAGGGACGCTTTTGATTCAACGACAAACAGTGTTATTCTTGAACTTCAGGCTTCTGACCGGGTGTGGTTACAACTCGACGCGGATAATGAAGTAAGCAGCAATAGCAACAGATACACAACATTCACAGGGTACATGATATTCAAGTTATAA